The following DNA comes from Paenibacillus crassostreae.
TTGAAAGTTACTAGGCGTTGGTGTTTTAAACGTGAAATCAAATGTTCCTTTATTCAAATCAACGTTAATAATGTATGGATCAATATCAATACGTTGACGTTGCTGATGAATTCGTTTTTCCACTTCATCGTACATATTTATATAAACAATAGTATAAATGGCCGAACCAAATATAATTAACGTCACAGCTAAAATGACGGAATACCATGCAGTAAGTCGAAATCGAATGGACATATTATGTATCTCCTCTTAGAATGTAACCGGCTCCTCGAATGGTTTGAATAAGCCGTTTCCCTCCATGTTCCTCCATTTTTTGACGAAGCATTGCCACATATACTTCTAATACATTAGATTCCCCACTGTAGTCGTAACCCCATATCTTATCCATAATCAAATCGCGAGATAACACCCGCTTCGGATTCTGCATGAATAAGTTCAATAATTCAAATTCCTTAGCTGTTAATTCCAACCGAACACCTGAGCGAAGCACCTCTCTTGCATCCATATCTAAAATAATATCTTCATAACTCAGTTTCGGCTCTCCTGCTTCGTTATGTTCTGGTTTCCGACGAAGTAGTGCACGTACACGGGCAAGAAGTTCTTCTAGTGCAAATGGTTTAACTAAATAGTCATCTGCTCCAAGATCTAACCCCTTAACTCGATGCTCGATCTCATCTTTTGCAGTCAGCATCAAGATCGGAACCTGACTCCCTCCTTCACGAAGTCGTCTACACACTTCAAATCCATCTATCTTCGGCATCATGACATCCAACACGACCAGGTCCGGTTCACTATTCAACAGCGTATTCAACCCTTCTGCACCGTTGGAAGCTGTCATGACATCATAACCTTCAAAAGCCAACCCTCTACGCAACATAGATATAATTTTCTCATCATCGTCAATCAGTAAAATCGTCGAACGCATAGATACAACCCCTTTATCTTTGATGAAGCGTTATGCATTGATTATGGTCGCTATCTGTTTATTGTAACCAAACACAACCTATCTTGCTATCCAATCATATATAAATAGCGGAAGGATAGTATCCCTTCCGCTATTCGTCATCTATTGTGTTACTGGTTTGAGGATGTTTCGAAATCATTACGATTCCCAAT
Coding sequences within:
- a CDS encoding response regulator transcription factor; this encodes MRSTILLIDDDEKIISMLRRGLAFEGYDVMTASNGAEGLNTLLNSEPDLVVLDVMMPKIDGFEVCRRLREGGSQVPILMLTAKDEIEHRVKGLDLGADDYLVKPFALEELLARVRALLRRKPEHNEAGEPKLSYEDIILDMDAREVLRSGVRLELTAKEFELLNLFMQNPKRVLSRDLIMDKIWGYDYSGESNVLEVYVAMLRQKMEEHGGKRLIQTIRGAGYILRGDT